The following are encoded in a window of Balaenoptera acutorostrata unplaced genomic scaffold, mBalAcu1.1 scaffold_974, whole genome shotgun sequence genomic DNA:
- the LOC103013194 gene encoding metallothionein-1E-like, giving the protein MDPKCSCPTGGSCSCAGSCTCKACRCTSCKKSCCSCCPVGCAKCAQGCVCKGASDKCSCCA; this is encoded by the exons ATGGACCCCAAGTGCTCCTGCCCCACTG GCGGCTCCTGCAGCTGCGCTGGCTCCTGCACCTGCAAAGCCTGCAGATGCACCTCCTGCAAGAAGA gctgctgctcctgctgccccGTGGGCTGCGCCAAGTGTGCCCAGGGCTGCGTCTGCAAAGGGGCCTCGGACAAGTGCAGCTGCTGTGCCTGA